The Peptostreptococcaceae bacterium genome has a window encoding:
- the typA gene encoding translational GTPase TypA, with translation MKQKIINIAVIAHVDAGKSTLVDALLKQSNVFRDNEEVRDCIMDSNDLERERGITIYSKNCAIEHKGVKINIVDTPGHADFSSEVERIIKTVDTAILLVDSSEGPMPQTRFVLKKALEHGLKPILFINKIDKKDERAEEVVDMAFDLFADLGANDEQLDFPIIFGVAREGIAKMDMSDESDNLDPLFDLIQSHVEAYPDRDDEPLQIQISSLDYDDYVGRLGIGRIRKGTIKKGQTVSVAKRDGSVKQAKIVNLYINEGLKRVETDEAGSGEIVVLSGMSDISIGETICMTGAVEPLEMIEIEEPTLSMNFYVNDSPFCGQSGKYLTSRHLKARLDRELEVNVGLRVEELEGKDGFIVSGRGELHLSILLENMRREKYEMSVSKPQVLMRNIKGVRSEPVERVLATMPETYSGTVISKLNERKGVMLAMISENGYAKIEFAVPTRGLLGFRSEFINDTRGEGTMVRSFQDYQPYFGEIPGRKNGVLVAQLRGSTMAYSLFNLGKRSTIFVDPATEVYEGMIIGMNSRQDDMAVNPCKNKKLTNTRASGSDDAIKLQNPKKFTLEEALEFIEIDELVEVTPDALRLRKKILNENNRMKAGKGPKTV, from the coding sequence ATGAAACAAAAGATTATTAACATAGCAGTGATAGCCCACGTAGATGCTGGCAAATCAACCCTGGTTGACGCGCTCTTGAAACAGAGCAACGTTTTTAGGGACAATGAGGAAGTCAGAGACTGCATCATGGACAGTAACGATCTGGAACGGGAACGGGGCATCACAATTTATTCAAAGAATTGCGCCATCGAACACAAAGGCGTGAAAATTAATATTGTAGACACACCGGGACATGCCGATTTTTCTTCGGAAGTTGAGCGGATTATTAAAACAGTGGATACGGCAATACTGCTTGTAGATTCAAGCGAGGGGCCAATGCCGCAAACTCGTTTCGTATTGAAAAAGGCATTGGAACATGGACTCAAGCCAATTCTTTTTATAAACAAGATTGATAAAAAAGATGAGCGGGCCGAAGAAGTTGTAGACATGGCTTTTGATCTTTTTGCCGACTTGGGGGCAAACGATGAACAACTTGATTTTCCGATTATTTTCGGAGTTGCCAGGGAAGGCATAGCAAAGATGGATATGTCAGATGAAAGCGATAATTTGGATCCTCTTTTCGATTTGATTCAGTCGCATGTAGAGGCGTATCCGGATAGGGATGATGAGCCGCTGCAAATTCAGATATCGTCGCTTGACTATGACGACTATGTGGGTCGTCTCGGGATTGGCCGAATAAGAAAAGGAACCATAAAAAAGGGGCAGACCGTATCAGTAGCTAAAAGGGACGGAAGCGTCAAACAGGCCAAGATTGTAAATCTGTATATTAATGAAGGACTCAAGCGTGTGGAGACAGATGAAGCGGGAAGCGGTGAAATCGTCGTATTGTCCGGAATGTCAGATATTTCCATAGGCGAAACAATCTGTATGACAGGAGCCGTTGAGCCTCTCGAGATGATTGAGATTGAGGAGCCTACGCTTTCTATGAATTTTTATGTAAACGACTCTCCATTTTGTGGACAGAGCGGAAAATATCTTACATCAAGGCACCTGAAGGCGCGTCTCGATAGGGAGCTTGAAGTAAATGTTGGACTTAGAGTTGAGGAACTTGAAGGAAAGGACGGATTCATCGTATCCGGAAGAGGAGAACTCCATCTTTCCATACTTCTTGAAAACATGAGAAGGGAAAAGTACGAGATGTCAGTATCCAAACCCCAAGTTCTCATGAGAAATATAAAAGGGGTTCGCTCTGAGCCGGTGGAACGGGTTTTAGCTACAATGCCGGAAACATATAGCGGAACCGTCATTTCAAAACTGAATGAACGTAAGGGCGTAATGCTTGCAATGATCTCGGAAAATGGATATGCAAAGATTGAGTTTGCCGTTCCGACAAGAGGACTCTTGGGTTTCAGAAGCGAATTTATAAACGATACTAGGGGAGAGGGCACTATGGTGCGTTCTTTCCAAGATTACCAGCCTTACTTTGGGGAAATTCCGGGAAGAAAGAATGGTGTTCTTGTAGCCCAGCTTAGGGGATCCACGATGGCTTATTCACTGTTTAATCTTGGGAAAAGGTCTACCATATTCGTAGATCCTGCCACAGAAGTATATGAAGGCATGATTATAGGAATGAACAGCCGCCAGGACGATATGGCTGTCAATCCATGTAAAAACAAAAAGCTTACCAATACAAGGGCTTCCGGAAGCGATGATGCCATAAAGCTTCAGAATCCAAAGAAATTCACTCTTGAAGAGGCATTGGAGTTCATCGAAATAGACGAGCTTGTGGAAGTTACTCCGGATGCTTTGAGACTCAGGAAAAAGATTCTGAATGAGAACAATAGGATGAAGGCTGGAAAAGGGCCAAAGACAGTATAA
- a CDS encoding aminotransferase class I/II-fold pyridoxal phosphate-dependent enzyme, translated as MKALSKKTEAFTESVIREMTRVSKFYGGYNLSQGFPDFGSPNILKEAAKRAIDEELNQYPITFGEQELREAIARKEKEYNGIVCDPEKEITVTCGASEAMISTMMALVNSGDEIIVFEPFYENYGPDGILSGATPRYVRLKPPAWSYDEVDLENAFNEKTKAIIINTPNNPTGKVFSKDELQKIADLCMKWDVYAITDEIYEYIIFDGEKHISIASLPGMENRTVTINSISKTYSVTGWRVGWAIADERITSRIRKVHDFFTVGAPTPFQHASVTALNLDESYYMGLQEHYNQARNHVFETLENSKFKPYRPKGAYYIIADCEDLMQEYGTKDNYEFCIELIKKTGVAVVPGTSFYSKKEYGIHQVRFCFSKKWETLESVREAFKDL; from the coding sequence ATGAAAGCTTTGTCAAAAAAGACTGAAGCGTTTACGGAATCCGTAATAAGGGAAATGACACGTGTGAGCAAATTTTATGGAGGGTATAACCTGTCCCAGGGATTCCCGGATTTTGGAAGCCCTAACATATTAAAAGAAGCAGCTAAGCGTGCGATAGATGAAGAGCTAAATCAGTATCCCATAACCTTTGGTGAACAGGAATTAAGAGAGGCGATAGCAAGGAAGGAAAAGGAGTATAATGGAATCGTTTGTGATCCCGAAAAGGAAATAACGGTAACCTGCGGGGCTTCCGAGGCCATGATTTCAACTATGATGGCACTCGTGAATTCGGGTGACGAAATAATAGTATTTGAACCCTTCTATGAGAACTATGGACCAGATGGAATTCTTTCGGGCGCTACTCCGCGTTATGTAAGGCTTAAACCGCCTGCGTGGTCCTATGACGAGGTAGACCTTGAAAATGCATTTAACGAAAAAACCAAGGCGATAATAATCAATACGCCGAATAATCCTACAGGCAAGGTTTTCTCAAAGGATGAATTACAAAAGATTGCTGATTTATGCATGAAATGGGACGTGTATGCAATTACGGATGAAATATATGAATATATTATTTTTGACGGCGAAAAGCATATCTCAATAGCTTCTCTGCCGGGCATGGAGAATAGAACTGTAACAATTAACTCGATTTCGAAAACCTATTCAGTTACGGGATGGAGAGTGGGCTGGGCTATAGCGGATGAGCGTATTACAAGCAGAATAAGAAAAGTGCATGACTTTTTCACAGTAGGAGCCCCTACTCCGTTTCAGCATGCATCAGTCACTGCCTTGAACCTCGATGAATCCTATTACATGGGCTTGCAGGAGCATTATAACCAGGCAAGAAATCATGTGTTTGAAACCCTTGAGAATAGTAAATTTAAGCCGTACAGGCCAAAAGGCGCCTACTACATCATAGCCGATTGTGAAGATCTGATGCAGGAATATGGAACAAAAGACAACTATGAATTTTGCATCGAGTTAATAAAGAAGACTGGGGTTGCGGTTGTGCCGGGGACATCATTTTATTCTAAAAAGGAGTACGGCATTCATCAAGTAAGGTTCTGTTTCAGCAAAAAATGGGAGACCCTCGAAAGCGTAAGAGAGGCCTTCAAAGATCTCTAA
- a CDS encoding xanthine phosphoribosyltransferase produces the protein MKTLKDRILKDGRVLDGNILKVDSFINHQVDYKLMDDIGEEIHRRFEDCKVDKILTIETSGIPAAYSVARNFDVPFVFAKKITSGNIGDDLYKTKVFSYTKSCRYDVVVSKKYLIEGENVLVVDDFLANGQAALGMIDLVEQAGANVVGVVALIEKAFQDGGKILREKGYRLEALASIEKMDYEGIKIK, from the coding sequence ATGAAGACACTTAAAGATCGAATATTGAAAGACGGAAGAGTATTGGATGGAAACATATTGAAGGTTGACAGCTTTATTAACCATCAGGTTGATTACAAGCTAATGGACGACATAGGCGAAGAAATACATAGAAGGTTTGAGGACTGCAAAGTTGACAAGATACTTACTATTGAAACCTCGGGAATTCCTGCGGCGTATTCCGTGGCTAGAAATTTCGATGTTCCTTTTGTTTTTGCAAAAAAGATAACATCAGGAAACATTGGGGATGATTTATATAAAACCAAAGTGTTTTCATACACAAAGTCATGTCGCTATGATGTGGTTGTTTCTAAAAAATATTTAATCGAAGGTGAAAATGTGCTTGTTGTTGATGATTTTCTTGCAAACGGTCAAGCAGCCTTGGGGATGATAGATCTGGTTGAACAGGCAGGCGCAAATGTTGTTGGAGTAGTAGCCTTGATTGAAAAAGCATTCCAAGATGGCGGGAAGATTTTAAGAGAAAAAGGATATAGGCTTGAAGCCCTTGCATCCATTGAAAAAATGGATTATGAAGGCATAAAAATAAAATAA
- a CDS encoding BMP family ABC transporter substrate-binding protein: protein MFKKSFVVLMSLLLVLSMLFVGCAKEEATPEEPATEAEEATPEEAFKVGFVYVGPIGDGGWSYTHNEGRLYLEEQLGVETIYKESVPEGPEVEKVMKDMIDQGAKVIFATSFGYMDYVVKVAEEYPEVTFLHCSGYKDAPNMNNYFGRIYEARYLSGIVAGLKTESDKIGYVAAYEIPEVIRGINAFTLGVQSVNENATVAVRWTHTWYDPANEKEAAKALLDEGADVIAQHQDTAGPQQAAEERGAFSIGYHTDMSAAAPNAFMTAPIWDWGPYYTEQVDKIMKGEWTNEPYWGGMEDGVVKLAEFTENAPAEAQAIVDEATAALADGSLVVFAGPLYDQEGTLKVEDGKVMSDGEMLSMDWFVKGVEGKIE from the coding sequence ATGTTCAAGAAATCGTTTGTAGTATTAATGTCATTGTTATTGGTTCTATCCATGTTGTTTGTGGGTTGCGCCAAGGAAGAGGCAACACCGGAAGAGCCTGCAACTGAAGCAGAAGAGGCTACTCCGGAAGAAGCATTCAAAGTAGGTTTTGTATATGTAGGACCGATAGGAGACGGCGGATGGTCGTACACTCACAATGAAGGAAGACTCTACCTTGAGGAACAACTAGGGGTTGAGACTATTTATAAGGAATCCGTACCTGAAGGACCTGAAGTAGAAAAGGTTATGAAAGATATGATTGACCAAGGTGCAAAAGTTATATTTGCAACAAGCTTCGGTTACATGGATTATGTAGTAAAGGTAGCTGAAGAGTATCCGGAAGTTACATTCCTTCACTGTTCAGGATATAAGGATGCTCCTAATATGAACAATTACTTTGGAAGAATATATGAAGCAAGATACTTGTCGGGAATAGTAGCAGGCCTTAAAACTGAAAGCGACAAAATAGGATATGTAGCAGCATATGAGATACCTGAAGTAATAAGAGGAATCAACGCATTCACATTGGGCGTACAATCTGTAAATGAAAACGCAACAGTAGCGGTAAGATGGACTCACACTTGGTATGACCCTGCAAATGAAAAAGAAGCAGCAAAGGCACTTCTTGATGAGGGTGCGGATGTAATAGCTCAGCATCAGGATACAGCAGGACCTCAACAGGCAGCTGAAGAAAGAGGCGCTTTCTCAATTGGTTATCACACGGACATGAGCGCTGCTGCACCGAATGCATTCATGACTGCTCCTATCTGGGATTGGGGACCATATTACACAGAACAAGTAGATAAGATTATGAAAGGCGAATGGACAAACGAACCTTATTGGGGCGGAATGGAAGACGGAGTTGTAAAACTTGCTGAATTTACTGAAAACGCTCCGGCAGAAGCCCAAGCAATAGTTGACGAAGCAACTGCAGCATTGGCTGATGGAAGCCTCGTAGTTTTCGCAGGACCTCTTTACGACCAAGAAGGAACTTTGAAGGTTGAAGATGGAAAAGTAATGAGCGATGGAGAAATGCTTTCAATGGATTGGTTTGTCAAAGGGGTAGAAGGAAAAATAGAATAA
- a CDS encoding ABC transporter ATP-binding protein: MLQDKKVLVEMQNITKIFGKVQANKDVFLTLHGGEVHSLLGENGAGKSTLMNILSGIYQPDSGFVFVEGQKADITTPKVAISLGIGMVHQHFKLVDVLTAKENIIAGQKGMPFINGGKISEEIRYLSERYGLEIDPDKKIYDMSVAEKQRVEILKVLYSGAKILILDEPTAVLTPQETKKLFEIINRMKKSGCAIVIITHKLNEVLEISDKITILRKGEYIETVQNKNLNSHELTDKMVGKSMNLSINRPETKDKKLLLRVSGLTVNNEERVKVLKDITFDLSSGEVLGVAGVAGSGQKELCEAIAGLQKIHSGKIKFGKSNLVGKSPREIIKMGISMSFVPEDRLGMGLIASMDIVDNVPLKEYQSQKGFFLSKKKSREKAASLVEKLNISTPDIYTKVSMLSGGNIQKVLLGREIETKPQIMITAYPARGLDVGSAHLVYDLINDQKKSGVAVLFIGEDLDVLIEMCDRIMVLCNGKLIGTLDGHQATKEDLGYMMAGNPLDKGVGDIS; the protein is encoded by the coding sequence ATGTTGCAAGATAAAAAAGTATTGGTAGAAATGCAGAATATTACAAAAATATTTGGAAAAGTCCAAGCCAACAAAGATGTATTTCTCACACTGCACGGCGGGGAAGTTCATTCCCTGCTGGGTGAAAATGGTGCAGGAAAAAGTACATTAATGAACATACTGTCAGGCATTTACCAGCCTGACAGTGGTTTTGTTTTTGTAGAAGGACAAAAGGCAGATATAACGACGCCGAAAGTGGCTATAAGTTTGGGAATCGGAATGGTTCACCAACACTTCAAATTAGTTGATGTGTTGACAGCCAAAGAAAATATAATTGCGGGTCAAAAGGGGATGCCGTTTATTAACGGTGGAAAAATTTCGGAAGAGATAAGGTATCTTTCCGAGCGTTATGGATTGGAAATCGATCCTGATAAAAAGATTTATGACATGTCGGTGGCTGAAAAGCAGCGGGTTGAAATTTTGAAGGTTCTTTATAGCGGGGCAAAGATACTTATTCTTGATGAGCCGACTGCTGTTCTGACTCCGCAGGAGACAAAAAAATTATTTGAAATTATAAATAGGATGAAAAAAAGCGGTTGCGCAATTGTGATAATAACACATAAATTAAATGAAGTGCTTGAAATAAGCGACAAGATAACAATACTTAGAAAAGGTGAATACATCGAAACTGTTCAGAACAAGAATCTGAATTCACATGAACTTACTGACAAGATGGTTGGAAAGTCCATGAATCTATCAATAAACAGGCCTGAAACCAAAGACAAAAAATTATTGCTTAGAGTAAGCGGATTAACAGTTAATAATGAGGAACGTGTAAAGGTTCTTAAAGACATAACATTTGATTTGAGCAGCGGAGAAGTTCTGGGAGTTGCAGGTGTTGCTGGCAGCGGACAGAAAGAACTGTGCGAGGCCATTGCCGGTTTGCAAAAGATACACAGCGGGAAAATAAAATTTGGCAAAAGCAATCTTGTCGGCAAGTCTCCAAGGGAAATCATAAAAATGGGTATAAGTATGAGTTTTGTTCCTGAAGACAGATTGGGAATGGGTCTGATAGCTTCGATGGACATTGTGGATAATGTTCCTTTAAAGGAATACCAAAGCCAGAAGGGATTCTTTCTTTCAAAGAAAAAGTCAAGAGAAAAGGCGGCTAGCTTAGTTGAAAAGCTAAATATATCGACTCCGGATATCTATACAAAGGTTAGCATGCTGTCAGGCGGCAACATACAGAAGGTTCTGCTTGGAAGGGAAATAGAGACAAAGCCGCAAATTATGATTACTGCTTATCCGGCAAGAGGACTTGATGTTGGATCGGCTCACCTTGTTTATGATTTGATAAACGATCAAAAGAAGAGCGGTGTTGCCGTTCTATTCATAGGAGAGGATCTTGATGTACTCATAGAGATGTGCGACAGAATAATGGTTCTTTGCAACGGAAAACTCATAGGTACATTGGACGGACATCAAGCGACTAAAGAGGATTTGGGCTATATGATGGCCGGCAATCCCTTGGACAAAGGAGTTGGCGATATATCATGA
- a CDS encoding ABC transporter permease, whose product MIRIAARSEVSKNRNIFTRITAIIMALMLSALFIVFLGHDPIKVYLSMLEGSFGSVYRFKETIISTIPLTITSLGILMAFKMKFWNIGAEGQMIMGAFFASYFALSYPDMNRLALLIVMLIAGAIGGGLWALIPAYFKAKYGTNEVLFTLMMNYVALKWITYLQYGPWKDKNALGFPKIPNFTSNAVLPEFLGIHIGWVIALVLTAVVYVFIHYTKKGYEINVIGESENTGAYAGMNVRSIILEAMFIGGALAGIAGMIQASAVSGTLSVEVTGGVGYTAIIVTWLSGLSAPLIVVVSFLFAILIQGGSYIQTAFQIPQSAAQILQGMILLFVLGSEFFVKYQIIFKNNRVKKEGM is encoded by the coding sequence ATGATAAGAATAGCCGCGCGGTCTGAAGTAAGCAAAAACAGGAATATTTTTACGCGAATAACGGCAATAATAATGGCATTGATGCTGTCGGCCTTGTTTATTGTGTTCCTCGGACATGATCCGATAAAAGTATATTTGTCGATGCTCGAGGGTTCTTTTGGATCGGTCTACAGATTTAAGGAAACTATAATAAGTACTATTCCGCTAACGATAACATCTCTTGGAATACTTATGGCATTTAAAATGAAATTTTGGAATATCGGAGCCGAGGGACAAATGATTATGGGAGCCTTTTTTGCAAGTTATTTTGCATTGAGCTATCCCGATATGAATAGGCTGGCGCTTTTAATTGTTATGCTCATTGCAGGAGCAATTGGAGGCGGTTTATGGGCACTTATACCGGCATATTTCAAAGCAAAATACGGAACAAATGAGGTTCTGTTTACCCTAATGATGAATTACGTTGCATTGAAGTGGATAACATATTTGCAATATGGTCCGTGGAAGGACAAAAATGCCCTCGGATTTCCTAAAATTCCAAACTTTACATCAAATGCGGTTCTGCCTGAATTCCTGGGGATTCATATAGGATGGGTTATTGCACTTGTGTTGACGGCAGTTGTATATGTTTTTATACATTACACCAAAAAAGGTTATGAAATAAATGTAATAGGCGAGAGCGAAAATACAGGGGCTTATGCAGGAATGAATGTAAGGAGTATCATTTTGGAGGCAATGTTTATAGGTGGCGCACTAGCGGGTATAGCTGGAATGATTCAGGCTTCTGCTGTCAGTGGGACTCTTTCAGTAGAAGTGACTGGCGGGGTGGGATACACGGCAATTATTGTAACATGGCTCTCCGGTTTGAGCGCACCGTTGATTGTGGTGGTATCGTTTTTGTTTGCGATTCTTATTCAGGGTGGTTCGTATATACAGACAGCTTTTCAAATTCCGCAGTCTGCAGCTCAGATATTGCAGGGAATGATACTGCTGTTTGTTCTTGGCAGCGAGTTTTTTGTTAAGTATCAAATAATATTCAAGAATAATAGAGTGAAAAAGGAGGGGATGTAA
- a CDS encoding ABC transporter permease, producing MAIIVFLNAAVQAGTPLLFATLGEIITEKVGNLNLGVEGLMLMGAVAGFKIGLLTSNPYMALLGAATAGAFGGLIFAFLTVSLKANQVVTGLSLTILGTGLSGFAGKSLMGQIVPVEVGSFFKAFEIPGLSDIPILGKILFNQNVFIYLGYITAILLGIYMYRTRWGLNMRVVGENPSAADASGININLYKYVHILFGSALCGLGGAYLSLVYVPAWQENVTAGRGWIAVALVIFSTWNPNKAILGAYFFGGLDIIGFRLQKFDLSISQYIVDMFPYLATIIVLIIISLRKSRENMPPEGLSNPYFREER from the coding sequence ATGGCAATAATCGTATTTCTTAATGCAGCGGTACAGGCAGGAACCCCTTTGCTATTTGCAACCCTTGGAGAAATAATTACCGAAAAAGTAGGCAATTTGAATCTTGGAGTTGAGGGTCTAATGCTGATGGGAGCAGTTGCCGGATTCAAAATAGGGCTGTTGACTTCGAACCCATATATGGCTCTGCTTGGAGCTGCAACCGCGGGTGCTTTCGGAGGATTGATATTTGCATTTCTGACAGTTTCTCTAAAGGCAAATCAGGTGGTAACGGGATTGTCTCTTACTATTCTCGGAACGGGTCTATCGGGTTTTGCGGGCAAGAGCCTTATGGGACAGATTGTGCCGGTAGAAGTAGGGAGTTTTTTCAAGGCTTTTGAAATACCCGGACTCAGCGATATACCGATTTTGGGAAAAATATTGTTCAATCAGAATGTATTCATTTACTTGGGATATATTACAGCGATTTTGCTTGGTATATACATGTATCGCACCCGTTGGGGCCTAAATATGAGGGTGGTCGGAGAAAATCCTTCAGCTGCCGATGCAAGCGGAATAAATATAAACCTGTATAAATATGTTCATATCTTGTTTGGCAGTGCATTATGCGGATTGGGAGGAGCCTATCTTTCATTGGTTTATGTTCCGGCCTGGCAGGAAAACGTAACGGCTGGAAGAGGTTGGATAGCTGTTGCTTTGGTAATATTCAGTACTTGGAATCCTAACAAGGCGATATTGGGAGCATATTTTTTCGGAGGATTGGATATAATAGGATTTAGACTCCAAAAATTTGATTTAAGCATTTCGCAATACATTGTAGACATGTTCCCGTATTTAGCGACAATAATAGTTTTAATAATAATATCCCTTAGGAAAAGCAGAGAGAACATGCCTCCTGAGGGTTTATCGAATCCTTATTTTAGGGAGGAACGATAA
- the cysE gene encoding serine O-acetyltransferase: MNRFKSFGEYLDSIIDRDPAVNSRYEVMICHPCVFSIASHRLNHALYHKGYKVTARFLSQISRFLTGIEIHPGAKIKENLFIDHGMGVVIGETAEIGRNVTIYQGVTLGGTGKDTGKRHPTIGNDVMISAGARVLGPLKIGDRSKIGAGSVVLKDIPSDSTAVGIPARVVRKRNVKIHAIRRANEFADLDQINIPDPLEKELESMKEKIRMLEERLDSFDERKAI, encoded by the coding sequence ATGAATAGATTTAAATCTTTCGGAGAGTATTTGGATTCAATAATAGATAGGGATCCAGCGGTTAATAGCCGATATGAGGTGATGATTTGTCATCCTTGCGTTTTTTCAATTGCTTCACATCGCTTGAATCATGCTCTTTACCATAAGGGGTATAAGGTTACGGCTAGATTTCTATCTCAAATAAGCAGGTTCTTGACAGGTATTGAAATTCATCCCGGAGCAAAAATTAAAGAAAACCTATTCATAGATCATGGAATGGGAGTTGTAATAGGCGAAACCGCTGAGATAGGTCGAAATGTAACAATTTATCAAGGGGTTACCCTTGGAGGCACCGGGAAGGACACGGGCAAAAGGCACCCTACGATCGGAAATGATGTGATGATAAGTGCGGGCGCAAGGGTATTGGGGCCGCTAAAAATCGGGGATCGCTCGAAAATAGGCGCCGGTTCCGTTGTGCTTAAGGATATACCTTCAGACTCTACAGCCGTAGGAATACCTGCTAGGGTGGTAAGAAAAAGAAATGTGAAGATTCATGCCATAAGACGAGCGAATGAATTTGCGGATCTTGATCAGATTAATATTCCGGATCCTCTCGAAAAAGAATTAGAATCCATGAAGGAAAAAATAAGGATGCTCGAAGAACGTTTGGACAGTTTTGATGAACGTAAAGCTATTTAG
- the cysK gene encoding cysteine synthase A: MEIYNNVLEMIGDTPIVRLESYSKPGVEVFLKLEFHNPGGSIKDRPAAKIIEEAEKRLEIKAGGTIVEATSGNTGIGLSLVGAVKGYRVVIVMPENMSIERQKIMKAYGAELILTPKEDGMKGAIEVAESMKENNPEYFVANQFGNKDNAKAHEEGTAIEILKQMDNKLDYFINGIGTGGTITGIGKVLKENIINIKVIGVEPSGSAVISGKKAGPHKLQGIGAGFVPSILNVGLLDELILVDDEEAYTEARFLARKEGLMVGISTGANLAAVRKLVSSIESDKEIRILTLSASSGERYLSTDLYD, from the coding sequence ATGGAAATATATAATAATGTTCTAGAAATGATTGGGGACACACCCATTGTAAGACTTGAGTCCTATTCAAAACCGGGTGTTGAGGTTTTTTTAAAGCTTGAATTCCATAATCCCGGAGGGAGCATAAAGGATAGGCCGGCTGCAAAGATAATAGAAGAGGCTGAAAAACGATTGGAAATAAAAGCGGGAGGCACTATCGTCGAAGCGACGAGTGGCAACACCGGAATTGGTCTAAGCCTTGTCGGGGCGGTTAAAGGATATCGTGTTGTTATTGTTATGCCTGAAAACATGAGCATTGAGAGACAAAAAATAATGAAGGCTTATGGCGCAGAATTGATCTTGACGCCTAAGGAAGATGGAATGAAAGGGGCAATAGAAGTAGCGGAATCAATGAAAGAAAATAATCCCGAGTATTTTGTGGCAAATCAATTTGGCAATAAAGACAATGCAAAAGCGCATGAGGAAGGTACTGCCATCGAAATATTAAAACAGATGGACAATAAATTGGATTATTTTATTAACGGGATAGGGACAGGGGGAACAATTACGGGCATAGGAAAAGTCCTTAAAGAAAATATTATAAATATAAAGGTCATTGGAGTTGAGCCTTCTGGTTCTGCGGTTATTTCCGGCAAGAAAGCGGGACCACATAAATTGCAGGGAATAGGTGCCGGATTCGTTCCTAGCATTTTGAATGTGGGTCTATTGGATGAACTGATTTTAGTTGATGATGAAGAAGCATATACGGAAGCCAGATTCCTCGCGAGAAAAGAGGGACTAATGGTTGGAATTTCGACAGGAGCAAACCTGGCCGCAGTACGAAAATTGGTTTCAAGTATAGAATCGGACAAAGAGATAAGAATTTTGACCTTGTCGGCAAGCTCGGGAGAAAGGTATTTAAGCACCGACTTGTATGATTAA